A region of Paractinoplanes abujensis DNA encodes the following proteins:
- a CDS encoding zinc-dependent alcohol dehydrogenase, which translates to MTSDAYAFWIAAPGRGEIRPVRVGAPGDDEVLVRTLHTGVSRGTETLVFAGRVPESQWPVMRAPFQEGDFPAPVKYGYLNVGVVEQGPDELVGRTVFSLFTHQTRFVAPVTMVSVVPEGVPAHRAVLAGTVETAVNALWDARPLVGDRIAVVGGGMVGGCAAAILARFPGVRLQLVDVDESRAELAARLGAGFATPDRALGDCDLVIHASATPAGLTRSLELARAEGTVVELSWYGDQQVSVPLGEFFHSRRLTIRGSQVGGIVPGRGRTYAERLALSLELLRDERFDAFVTGHSDFAELPEVLPRLADGSLPALCHVIDYPEE; encoded by the coding sequence ATGACGAGTGACGCGTACGCGTTCTGGATCGCCGCGCCGGGGCGGGGTGAGATCCGCCCGGTGAGGGTGGGCGCGCCGGGCGACGACGAGGTGCTTGTCCGTACGCTGCACACCGGTGTGAGCAGGGGAACCGAGACGCTCGTGTTCGCCGGGCGGGTGCCCGAGAGTCAGTGGCCGGTGATGCGCGCCCCCTTCCAGGAGGGCGATTTCCCCGCCCCCGTCAAATACGGCTATCTCAACGTCGGTGTCGTCGAACAGGGCCCGGATGAGCTGGTCGGTCGCACCGTCTTCAGTCTTTTTACCCACCAGACCCGATTTGTCGCACCTGTCACGATGGTTTCTGTCGTGCCCGAGGGTGTGCCCGCGCACAGGGCTGTTCTCGCGGGCACGGTGGAGACCGCGGTCAACGCCCTGTGGGACGCCCGGCCGCTGGTCGGGGACCGGATCGCGGTGGTCGGCGGGGGCATGGTGGGTGGTTGTGCGGCGGCGATCCTCGCGCGCTTCCCCGGCGTACGGCTGCAGCTCGTCGACGTCGACGAGAGCCGCGCGGAACTGGCCGCGCGGCTGGGCGCCGGCTTCGCCACCCCGGATCGGGCACTGGGCGACTGCGACCTGGTGATCCACGCCAGTGCGACCCCGGCCGGGCTGACCCGGTCGCTGGAGCTGGCGCGCGCCGAGGGCACGGTCGTCGAGCTCAGCTGGTACGGCGATCAACAGGTCAGCGTGCCGCTGGGCGAGTTCTTCCACTCGCGGCGGCTGACCATCCGGGGCAGCCAGGTCGGTGGGATCGTGCCGGGCCGCGGCCGCACGTACGCCGAGCGGCTGGCGCTCTCGCTGGAGCTGCTCCGGGACGAGCGGTTCGACGCTTTCGTCACCGGGCACTCCGATTTCGCCGAGCTGCCCGAGGTGCTGCCCCGCCTCGCGGACGGTAGCCTTCCGGCCCTCTGCCACGTGATCGACTACCCCGAGGAGTAG
- a CDS encoding alpha/beta hydrolase family protein yields the protein MRRLAVVLVLLALLLDGFGPVPPASAQEAVVTRTLALARGSDRPLPTTLWYRGHLTGRHPIILFSHGLGGLPRQFAPLAAGWAEAGYVVAAPAYPHTNGLVRVDRRDIPQQHLDAAYVIEAVRALDRAAGDPLAGRLDVNRVGAVGFSAGGTTTLGLFGPGHPAYLRAGVTISGRRPATFGGPPAPLLFLHGDRDRVVPLRAGREAYRLAPPSKQFVIVRGGRHGEFLRPGGPQYGRVSAQILAFLQANVPLAGL from the coding sequence GTGCGCAGACTCGCGGTGGTGCTGGTTCTGCTGGCCCTGCTGCTGGACGGTTTCGGTCCGGTCCCGCCGGCGTCGGCGCAGGAGGCCGTGGTGACCCGGACACTCGCCCTCGCGCGCGGCTCCGACCGCCCCCTGCCGACCACGCTCTGGTATCGCGGGCACCTCACCGGCCGGCACCCGATCATCCTGTTCAGCCACGGCCTGGGCGGGCTGCCGCGGCAGTTCGCGCCGCTGGCCGCGGGCTGGGCCGAGGCGGGCTACGTGGTGGCCGCGCCGGCCTACCCGCACACGAACGGCCTGGTCCGTGTCGACCGGCGCGACATTCCTCAGCAGCATCTGGACGCGGCGTACGTGATCGAGGCCGTGCGGGCGCTGGACCGTGCGGCGGGCGACCCGCTGGCCGGGCGCCTCGACGTGAACCGGGTGGGCGCCGTCGGGTTCTCGGCCGGGGGCACCACCACGCTGGGGCTGTTCGGGCCGGGGCATCCGGCCTACCTGCGGGCCGGGGTGACGATCAGCGGGCGCCGCCCGGCGACCTTCGGCGGGCCACCGGCGCCCCTGCTGTTCCTGCACGGCGATCGCGACCGGGTCGTGCCGCTGCGGGCCGGGCGGGAGGCCTACCGGCTGGCACCCCCGTCGAAACAGTTCGTGATCGTCCGCGGCGGCCGTCACGGAGAGTTCCTCCGCCCCGGTGGCCCTCAGTACGGCCGGGTGTCCGCCCAGATTCTGGCGTTCCTGCAGGCGAACGTCCCGCTCGCCGGGCTTTAG
- a CDS encoding ABC transporter substrate-binding protein has translation MRLVSLLPSATEIVYALDLGDQLVGVTFECDEPPSARQEKTVVVGGKDTRGMTPGEIDAYVRGRLADGGDLYTLHADALAGLDPDLILTQDLCRVCALPSGHVTDALDHLGCRADVVSLDPYSLDEVLQTIAEVGAAAGVPDRASALITALRDRLARVAAAVAGRPRPRVAIVEWVDPPFTAGHWVPDLVTAAGGEPVAAHAGKRSVETTYAELIAAAPDIVLVTPCGFHLGGAIEQARQVAPHFPDAQVWALDADGLIVRPGPRLVDGVEAIAAILHPDVFDAHEATSRVHLPE, from the coding sequence ATGCGCCTGGTTTCCCTGCTGCCCTCGGCCACCGAGATCGTCTACGCGCTCGACCTGGGCGACCAGCTCGTCGGCGTGACCTTCGAGTGCGACGAACCCCCATCGGCCCGCCAGGAGAAGACGGTGGTGGTCGGCGGCAAGGACACCCGCGGCATGACCCCCGGCGAGATCGACGCGTACGTCCGGGGCCGCCTCGCGGACGGCGGTGACCTTTACACCCTGCACGCCGACGCGCTGGCCGGCCTCGACCCCGACCTGATCCTGACGCAGGACCTGTGCCGGGTGTGCGCGCTGCCGTCGGGCCACGTCACCGACGCCCTCGACCATCTGGGCTGCCGCGCCGACGTGGTCTCCCTGGACCCGTACAGCCTGGACGAGGTGCTGCAGACGATCGCCGAGGTGGGCGCGGCGGCCGGCGTGCCGGACCGGGCATCGGCGCTGATCACCGCCCTGCGCGACCGCCTGGCCCGCGTCGCCGCCGCCGTCGCCGGGCGGCCCCGGCCCCGCGTGGCGATCGTGGAGTGGGTCGACCCTCCGTTCACCGCGGGCCACTGGGTGCCCGACCTGGTGACCGCGGCAGGCGGCGAACCGGTGGCCGCCCACGCGGGCAAACGTTCCGTCGAGACCACGTACGCGGAACTGATCGCCGCTGCCCCCGACATCGTCCTGGTCACGCCGTGCGGTTTCCACCTGGGCGGCGCGATCGAACAGGCCCGGCAGGTGGCCCCCCACTTCCCCGACGCCCAGGTGTGGGCGCTCGACGCCGACGGCCTCATCGTCCGCCCCGGCCCCCGCCTGGTCGACGGCGTGGAAGCGATAGCCGCCATCCTGCACCCCGACGTGTTCGACGCCCACGAGGCCACATCGAGGGTGCACCTCCCGGAGTGA
- a CDS encoding alpha/beta hydrolase-fold protein — protein sequence MRRRTLLAVGATVGAAAGLVGYRSRSDGSEPVIPYAPVGDERLDKRESRARGRIVDFYTAVPAGHGSGRGLPVCLVLHGASKTAADFPALGLGRFLTDAVRRGKAPFVLAGATGDRLQWRPHAGDDPQRMVHEEIPRWCAQRGFDTSRIALLGWSMGGYGSLLLAEADPGFARAVVALSPAVREGDEIFTAAPRLRGTKVGLWCGRQDGLLDDVRALAKALPEPPAAGSFADGRHNFGYWSRCLPAGMDFVSEALRR from the coding sequence ATGAGACGACGAACATTGCTGGCGGTCGGCGCAACCGTCGGGGCGGCCGCCGGACTGGTGGGATATCGCAGCCGATCGGACGGATCCGAGCCGGTCATCCCGTACGCCCCGGTGGGTGACGAGCGGCTCGACAAGCGTGAGTCACGCGCGCGCGGGCGGATCGTCGACTTCTACACGGCGGTGCCGGCGGGTCACGGATCCGGCCGGGGCCTGCCCGTCTGCCTGGTGCTGCACGGCGCCTCCAAGACGGCCGCCGATTTTCCCGCGCTCGGCCTGGGCCGTTTCCTGACCGATGCGGTACGCCGGGGCAAGGCCCCGTTCGTGCTGGCCGGCGCGACCGGCGACCGTCTGCAGTGGCGTCCCCACGCCGGCGACGACCCGCAGCGGATGGTGCACGAGGAGATCCCCCGCTGGTGTGCGCAGCGTGGCTTCGACACGTCGCGGATCGCGCTGCTGGGCTGGTCGATGGGTGGCTACGGCTCGCTGCTGCTGGCCGAGGCGGACCCAGGTTTCGCGCGGGCGGTGGTCGCGCTGTCCCCCGCCGTACGGGAAGGGGATGAGATCTTCACCGCGGCCCCGCGGCTCCGGGGCACGAAGGTGGGTCTGTGGTGCGGTCGTCAGGACGGGTTGCTCGACGACGTGCGCGCGCTCGCGAAGGCCCTGCCCGAGCCGCCCGCCGCGGGATCGTTCGCCGACGGCCGGCACAACTTCGGCTACTGGTCGCGTTGCCTGCCCGCCGGGATGGACTTCGTGAGTGAAGCTTTACGGCGCTGA
- a CDS encoding alpha/beta fold hydrolase, producing the protein MTETMMPVNGIELCVETFGEPGDPALLLIAGATGSMDWWDDEFCRRLAAGGRYVIRYDHRDTGRSTSFPAGAPPYSDVDLSHDALGVLDALGVHRAHLVGLSMGGVLAQRIAVERPHRVLSLTLIATSASLSPYGVRPSDAEPQWTDRRSAVEGIVAAARRLGGPFTADDPHLRRLAERVFDRTHNMAAAQTNHFRCAGGPPVGDRLHELTAPTLILHGTLDPLVPAPHAQKLCDQIPGSRLVWLEGVGHEFPPAAVWAQVIDEIIDQAGRRTQPA; encoded by the coding sequence GTGACCGAGACGATGATGCCGGTCAACGGCATCGAGCTGTGCGTGGAGACGTTCGGCGAGCCCGGCGACCCGGCGTTGCTGCTCATCGCGGGGGCGACCGGCTCGATGGACTGGTGGGACGACGAGTTCTGCCGCCGCCTGGCCGCGGGCGGGCGCTACGTGATCCGCTACGACCATCGCGACACCGGCCGGTCGACGTCGTTCCCGGCCGGCGCGCCGCCCTACTCCGATGTGGACCTTTCGCACGACGCGCTGGGCGTGCTCGACGCGCTCGGCGTGCATCGGGCCCACCTGGTCGGCCTGTCCATGGGGGGCGTGCTCGCACAGCGCATCGCCGTCGAGCGCCCGCACCGGGTGCTGTCGCTCACGTTGATCGCCACCAGCGCGTCCCTTTCCCCGTACGGGGTCCGGCCGTCCGACGCCGAGCCGCAGTGGACGGACCGCCGCTCCGCAGTCGAAGGCATCGTGGCCGCCGCCCGCCGCCTGGGTGGCCCGTTCACCGCCGACGACCCGCACCTGCGCCGCCTGGCCGAGCGCGTCTTCGACCGTACGCACAACATGGCCGCGGCTCAGACGAACCATTTCCGCTGCGCCGGCGGCCCGCCCGTGGGCGATCGCCTGCACGAGCTCACCGCGCCCACGCTGATCCTGCACGGCACGCTGGACCCGCTGGTCCCGGCGCCGCACGCGCAGAAGCTGTGCGACCAGATCCCCGGCTCCCGGCTGGTGTGGCTCGAGGGGGTCGGCCACGAGTTCCCGCCCGCGGCCGTCTGGGCCCAGGTGATCGACGAGATCATCGACCAGGCCGGCCGCCGCACCCAGCCGGCCTGA
- a CDS encoding glycosyltransferase family 4 protein, whose protein sequence is MTLWAVLPGGVDDPAAPSGGNRYDRAVLSLLPDVHEIAIVGDWPAPGTAARKALQTALTDIPDMSDVLIDGLVGCGVPEILEPHAARLRLIMLVHLPLSDETGLDPATADELRAREKRAVHLATTVVATSQSAADRVRTMHDLVRVEVARPGVDPAPPAEPDPTGRRLLCVAAVTPRKGQDLLVGALQNDLAGLDWQCTLAGALIKPVPYEDSRLRFVGALHGAALDAAYGEADLLVLPSRAETYGMVVTEALARGVPVLATAVGGVPEALGTAPDGTRPGLLIPPDDRPALTAALRSWLTDGALRYRLRAAARARRETLPTWSATASALSAICEGDPR, encoded by the coding sequence GTGACCTTGTGGGCGGTGCTGCCGGGCGGCGTCGACGACCCGGCGGCGCCCAGCGGCGGCAACCGTTACGACCGTGCGGTGCTGTCGCTGCTGCCCGACGTGCACGAGATCGCAATCGTCGGTGACTGGCCGGCCCCCGGCACCGCCGCCCGCAAGGCCCTGCAGACCGCCCTCACCGACATCCCGGACATGTCCGACGTGCTGATCGACGGCCTGGTCGGCTGCGGTGTGCCCGAGATTCTCGAACCGCATGCGGCCCGGCTTCGCCTGATCATGCTCGTGCACCTGCCCCTGAGCGACGAGACAGGGCTCGATCCGGCCACGGCGGACGAACTGCGCGCCCGGGAGAAGCGGGCGGTGCACCTGGCCACGACAGTGGTCGCGACCAGCCAGTCCGCTGCCGACCGGGTCAGAACCATGCATGACCTCGTACGGGTGGAGGTTGCCCGGCCCGGCGTCGACCCGGCGCCGCCGGCCGAGCCCGACCCGACCGGCCGCCGGCTGCTCTGCGTGGCCGCGGTGACCCCCCGCAAGGGTCAGGACCTGCTGGTCGGCGCGCTGCAGAACGACCTGGCCGGGCTCGACTGGCAGTGCACGCTGGCCGGGGCGTTGATCAAACCGGTCCCGTACGAGGACTCGCGGCTGCGCTTCGTGGGCGCGTTGCACGGGGCCGCGCTCGACGCGGCGTACGGGGAAGCGGATCTTCTGGTCCTCCCGTCACGGGCCGAGACGTACGGGATGGTGGTCACCGAGGCGCTCGCCCGTGGGGTTCCGGTGCTGGCCACAGCCGTCGGCGGCGTGCCCGAGGCGCTCGGCACGGCCCCGGACGGCACCCGCCCCGGCCTGCTGATCCCACCTGACGACCGGCCCGCCCTGACCGCCGCGCTGCGGTCCTGGCTCACCGACGGTGCGCTGCGGTATCGCCTGCGCGCCGCCGCCCGGGCCCGCCGGGAGACCCTCCCGACCTGGTCCGCAACCGCCTCCGCACTGTCCGCCATCTGTGAAGGAGACCCCCGATGA
- a CDS encoding class I SAM-dependent methyltransferase translates to MTGEFSESWLGLREPADAEARAADLVALLPADIHVIRDLGCGTGSMARWLAPRLPKPQHWILTDLDPKLLHYATAHVRIPDVSVEGALSNVTSLTPEQLDGTDLVTCSALLDLLTEGEIDALVATLAAARVPALFTLSVAGDVRLDPADPLDATIAEAFDEHQRRVTGERRLLGPDAPAYAGKAFERAGATVVTRPSPWRLGNGHPELTAEWLRGWVGAASEQQPSLDLDGYLKGRLASLPSASVGHVDLLATFD, encoded by the coding sequence ATGACCGGTGAGTTCAGTGAGTCCTGGCTCGGTCTGCGCGAACCCGCCGACGCCGAGGCCCGCGCGGCCGACCTGGTGGCGCTGTTGCCGGCCGACATCCACGTCATCCGCGACCTGGGTTGCGGCACCGGCTCGATGGCCCGCTGGCTCGCGCCGCGCCTGCCCAAGCCGCAGCACTGGATCCTGACCGACCTCGACCCCAAGCTGCTGCACTACGCGACGGCCCACGTACGGATCCCGGACGTCAGCGTCGAGGGCGCGCTCAGCAACGTGACCTCCCTCACCCCCGAGCAGCTCGACGGCACCGACCTGGTCACCTGTTCGGCACTGCTCGACCTGTTGACCGAAGGCGAGATCGACGCGCTGGTGGCGACGCTGGCCGCGGCCCGGGTGCCGGCCCTGTTCACCCTCTCGGTGGCCGGGGACGTGCGCCTAGACCCGGCCGACCCGCTGGATGCCACGATCGCCGAGGCGTTCGACGAGCACCAGCGGCGGGTCACCGGTGAGCGCCGCCTGCTCGGCCCGGACGCTCCGGCGTACGCGGGGAAGGCCTTCGAGCGGGCCGGTGCGACGGTGGTCACCCGCCCGAGCCCGTGGCGGCTGGGGAACGGGCACCCGGAACTGACCGCCGAGTGGCTCCGGGGCTGGGTCGGCGCGGCCTCCGAGCAGCAGCCTTCGCTCGATCTGGACGGCTATCTGAAGGGCCGGCTGGCGTCGTTGCCGAGCGCGTCGGTCGGACATGTCGATCTTTTGGCGACCTTTGACTGA
- a CDS encoding HAAS signaling domain-containing protein codes for MTTAPLEHTDVIVLDYLAALWAQSDDLAPELRDELMTTVADYIAMRRTSPSSPIDDPAEILRRLGPPEALVAAARRGHVPPHLKLPALIPPPPPPAATGGGAVRGGAAEYTAVGLMTAGAFVLPGVGPFVGMLMASASPQWTPAEKATGWFITIGSGTAALAAAFFFAVAGSGSAAALLFVYMLAVGGSLFAGLRMLDALRRK; via the coding sequence ATGACGACGGCACCGCTCGAGCACACGGACGTGATCGTCCTGGATTATCTCGCCGCGCTGTGGGCGCAGAGCGATGACCTCGCGCCCGAGTTGCGTGACGAGCTGATGACGACGGTGGCCGACTACATCGCCATGCGCCGCACCTCGCCGTCGTCGCCGATCGACGACCCGGCCGAGATCCTGCGCCGGTTAGGGCCGCCGGAGGCGCTGGTGGCGGCGGCTCGGCGCGGTCACGTGCCGCCGCACCTGAAGTTGCCCGCCCTGATCCCGCCGCCTCCCCCGCCGGCCGCCACCGGTGGGGGAGCGGTGCGGGGTGGGGCCGCCGAGTACACGGCGGTCGGGTTGATGACGGCGGGCGCGTTCGTGCTGCCGGGGGTCGGGCCGTTCGTGGGGATGCTGATGGCCAGTGCTTCCCCGCAGTGGACGCCCGCCGAGAAGGCGACCGGCTGGTTCATCACGATCGGGTCGGGCACCGCCGCCCTCGCCGCGGCGTTCTTCTTCGCGGTGGCGGGTTCGGGTTCGGCGGCGGCCCTGCTGTTCGTCTACATGCTGGCGGTCGGCGGCTCACTCTTCGCCGGCCTGCGCATGCTCGACGCCCTGCGCCGCAAGTAG
- a CDS encoding 6-pyruvoyl trahydropterin synthase family protein: MFSVTVRDHIMIAHSFTGEVYGPAQKLHGATFVVDATFRRPELDDDNIVVDIGAAGEQLKAICGGLSYRNLDDEPDFLGINTSTEFLAKLIADRLAAKVAAGDLGAGAAGLTGITVTLHESHIAWASYERDL; the protein is encoded by the coding sequence TTGTTCAGCGTCACCGTCCGCGACCACATCATGATCGCGCACAGCTTCACCGGCGAGGTCTACGGACCGGCGCAGAAGCTGCACGGCGCGACCTTCGTGGTCGACGCCACCTTCCGCCGGCCCGAGCTGGACGACGACAACATCGTCGTGGACATCGGCGCCGCCGGCGAGCAGCTCAAGGCGATCTGCGGCGGGCTCAGCTACCGCAACCTCGACGACGAGCCCGACTTCCTGGGCATCAACACGTCGACCGAGTTCCTGGCCAAGCTGATCGCCGACCGGCTGGCCGCCAAGGTGGCCGCGGGTGACCTGGGCGCGGGTGCGGCCGGCCTGACGGGCATCACGGTGACGCTGCACGAGTCGCACATCGCCTGGGCCTCGTACGAGCGCGACCTGTGA
- a CDS encoding CDP-alcohol phosphatidyltransferase family protein, with protein sequence MTSVTAPAGTGSSRAPVVGLAAQLALLALLGSTLGLTPTGLIAGAAYGLALCGLLGAGLDRAGMTQIGPANAVTLARAILVGGVTAMVVTSFVQPVNTAALVTIAGVALALDGVDGQVARRTGNTTALGARFDMEIDAFLILVLSVYAGDRFGWWWVAIGAFRYAFVAAAFFAPWLNAALPPRFSRKVVAALQGIVLALVTADLLPTVLTLAALTVALGSLTWSFGRDSLWLYRASRIRAAARERWGAPQRRPALVH encoded by the coding sequence GTGACATCAGTAACCGCACCCGCCGGCACCGGCTCCTCGCGTGCCCCGGTGGTCGGACTGGCCGCCCAACTCGCCCTGCTGGCCCTGCTGGGCAGCACCCTGGGCCTCACCCCGACCGGCCTGATCGCCGGCGCGGCCTACGGGCTGGCCCTGTGCGGCCTACTCGGCGCGGGCCTCGACCGCGCCGGCATGACCCAGATCGGCCCGGCCAACGCCGTCACCCTGGCCCGCGCCATCCTGGTCGGCGGCGTGACCGCGATGGTGGTCACCTCATTCGTGCAGCCGGTCAACACGGCGGCCCTGGTCACCATCGCCGGCGTCGCCCTGGCCCTCGACGGCGTCGACGGCCAGGTGGCCCGCCGCACCGGCAACACCACGGCGCTGGGCGCCCGCTTCGACATGGAAATCGACGCCTTCCTGATCCTGGTGCTCAGCGTCTACGCAGGCGACCGCTTCGGGTGGTGGTGGGTCGCGATCGGAGCCTTCAGGTACGCGTTCGTGGCCGCGGCGTTCTTCGCCCCCTGGCTCAACGCCGCCCTGCCGCCCCGCTTCTCCCGCAAAGTCGTCGCCGCGCTGCAGGGCATCGTGCTGGCCCTGGTCACCGCCGACCTGCTGCCCACAGTCCTGACCCTGGCCGCGCTCACGGTGGCGTTGGGCTCGCTGACCTGGTCCTTCGGCCGGGACTCGCTGTGGCTGTACCGGGCGTCCCGCATCCGCGCCGCGGCCCGGGAACGGTGGGGCGCGCCGCAGCGGAGGCCCGCACTGGTCCACTGA
- a CDS encoding SigE family RNA polymerase sigma factor, with protein sequence MAGAGFDDFVRSRSTGLLRVAYLLTGDRHAAEDLLQEVLEQMYVRWRRIEGAPEAYARKALVNRATNRWRWRARRPETPLGAEHERAGRDHGDVVAIREVVLGALRDLPPRQRAAVVLRYLDDLPVHEVAEALGCSEGTVKSNASRGLDRLKQVLGPSLVTDGGER encoded by the coding sequence ATGGCGGGAGCGGGGTTCGACGACTTCGTGCGCAGCCGATCGACGGGGCTGCTGCGGGTCGCGTACCTGCTGACCGGGGACCGGCACGCCGCCGAGGATCTGCTGCAGGAAGTGCTCGAGCAGATGTACGTGCGCTGGCGGCGGATCGAGGGCGCCCCGGAGGCGTACGCGCGCAAGGCCCTGGTCAACCGGGCGACGAACCGCTGGCGGTGGCGGGCCCGGCGGCCGGAGACGCCGCTGGGCGCCGAGCACGAACGGGCGGGCCGCGACCACGGGGACGTCGTGGCGATCCGGGAAGTGGTGCTCGGGGCGCTGCGTGACCTGCCGCCCCGGCAGCGGGCCGCCGTCGTGCTGCGCTACCTGGACGATCTGCCGGTGCACGAGGTCGCGGAGGCGCTGGGCTGCAGTGAGGGCACGGTCAAGAGCAACGCGTCGCGCGGGCTCGACCGGCTCAAGCAGGTGCTCGGGCCGTCCCTGGTCACCGATGGGGGAGAGCGATGA